The following proteins are co-located in the Vigna angularis cultivar LongXiaoDou No.4 chromosome 2, ASM1680809v1, whole genome shotgun sequence genome:
- the LOC108327443 gene encoding tropinone reductase homolog At5g06060 has protein sequence MAEAKLSGIKDNRWSLHGMTALVTGGTRGIGHAIVEELAEFGAAIHVCSRKQDDIDKCLEEWKKKGFNVTGSVCDVKHRDQRLKLMETVSSVFQGRLNILVNNAAVEITKNIVDHTAEDVSTIMATNFESAFHLTQLAHPLLKQSGYGSIVFISSIAGAKAIPGLSAYGAAKGAMDQFTRNVALEWAKDNIRANAVAPGPIWTPLFESVREKTGTKVWDDIVTSTIPFGRVGETNEVSPLVAFLCLPAASYITGQIFYADGGFTS, from the exons ATGGCCGAAGCAAAGCTGAGCGGCATAAAAGACAATAGGTGGTCACTCCATGGCATGACGGCGCTTGTGACAGGAGGCACTCGAGGCATTGG GCATGCCATCGTTGAAGAATTGGCAGAGTTTGGAGCAGCCATTCATGTTTGTTCACGGAAGCAAGATGACATTGATAAGTGTTTGGAAGAGTGGAAAAAGAAGGGATTCAACGTCACCGGTTCAGTCTGTGATGTCAAACATCGCGACCAACGCCTCAAGCTCATGGAAACTGTTTCCTCAGTCTTCCAGGGAAGGCTTAACATTCTG GTGAACAATGCAGCGgtagaaataacaaaaaacatagTAGATCACACTGCTGAAGATGTATCGACTATAATGGCTACCAATTTTGAGTCTGCTTTTCATTTGACTCAACTTGCACATCCACTTCTTAAACAATCTGGATATGGGAGCATAGTATTCATTTCATCCATTGCAGGTGCAAAAGCTATTCCAGGTTTATCTGCTTATGGAGCCGCTAAAG GAGCCATGGATCAATTCACCAGGAACGTAGCATTGGAGTGGGCAAAAGATAACATTCGTGCAAATGCTGTAGCACCTGGACCAATTTGGACTCCACTCTTTGAATCTGTCAGG GAGAAAACTGGAACGAAAGTGTGGGATGATATTGTTACATCTACAATACCTTTTGGTCGAGTAGGAGAAACCAACGAAGTATCACCACTAGTTGCTTTTCTTTGTCTTCCTGCTGCATCATATATCACTGGGCAGATTTTCTATGCTGATGGTGGTTTCACATCTTAA